One window of the Cryptomeria japonica chromosome 7, Sugi_1.0, whole genome shotgun sequence genome contains the following:
- the LOC131030015 gene encoding uncharacterized protein At4g28440, with protein sequence MADSKPGMRKPVFVKVDQLKPGTTGHTLTLKVVSSNTVLQKGRPDGPQVRQMRIAECVVGDETGVVVFTARNEQVDMMKPGTTVILRNAKIDMYRGSMRLAVDKWGRVEVTDAADFEVKEDNNLSLVEYELVNVVEE encoded by the exons ATGGCAGACTCAAAGCCAGGGATGAGGAAGCCTGTCTTTGTCAAAGTTGATCAGCTAAAACCAGGTACTACTGGTCATACATTAACTCTCAAGGTGGTCAGTTCAAATACTGTTCTGCAAAAGGGACGGCCTGATGGCCCCCAGGTTCGTCAAATGCGTATTGCTGAGTGCGTGGTTGGTGATGAAACTGGTGTGGTCGTTTTTACAGCTAGGAATGAGCAGG TGGACATGATGAAGCCTGGTACAACTGTAATCCTTcggaatgcaaaaattgatatgtACAGGGGATCTATGAGGCTGGCAGTGGACAAATGGGGAAGAGTTGAGGTGACCGATGCAGCTGATTTTGAGGTCAAAGAGGATAATAATTTGTCGTTAGTAGAGTATGAACTGGTCAATGTTGTAGAGGAGTGA